From a single Vibrio chagasii genomic region:
- a CDS encoding DUF2850 domain-containing protein, with protein sequence MAKKPTKSRDIFANSLLYGFLLAGFMIAVTAGYFAYQAHQKSVSPSNVHGNWIEIGAPPYNTDILTLSEKGVMINHRLITTSFEFDGKIVTINTGSGPRVYTISGTYDSPRLKRLEPSTPAQQFIKEGFEHTATSDNHSVMQQRRASLAEQFKR encoded by the coding sequence ATGGCAAAAAAGCCCACTAAAAGCAGAGATATATTTGCCAACTCACTACTCTACGGCTTTCTATTAGCAGGTTTTATGATTGCCGTCACCGCTGGTTATTTTGCTTATCAAGCTCATCAAAAGTCTGTCAGTCCAAGTAACGTCCATGGTAATTGGATTGAGATTGGTGCTCCACCATACAATACCGACATCCTGACCCTTTCTGAAAAAGGGGTAATGATCAATCATCGCCTTATTACCACTTCATTTGAGTTTGACGGTAAAATCGTCACGATAAACACAGGCTCTGGACCAAGGGTTTACACCATCAGTGGTACCTACGATTCACCTCGCCTAAAACGACTGGAGCCAAGCACACCAGCCCAGCAATTTATTAAAGAAGGCTTTGAGCATACCGCTACCAGTGATAATCACAGTGTCATGCAACAAAGAAGAGCTTCATTAGCTGAGCAATTCAAAAGATAG
- a CDS encoding pyrimidine/purine nucleoside phosphorylase, with translation MIKENTYFEGGVKSLAFNQSGADVSVGVMAVGEYTFGTAAPEKMTVVKGALTVKRVGDEDWTTYQSGESFDVAGDSSFDLQVKEATAYLCEYL, from the coding sequence ATGATTAAAGAAAACACATACTTTGAAGGTGGCGTAAAATCGCTAGCGTTTAACCAATCTGGTGCTGATGTGAGTGTTGGGGTAATGGCTGTGGGCGAATATACCTTCGGTACGGCGGCTCCAGAAAAGATGACGGTTGTAAAAGGCGCACTAACGGTAAAACGTGTTGGTGATGAAGACTGGACTACATACCAATCTGGTGAGTCTTTTGACGTTGCAGGCGATTCATCTTTTGACCTACAAGTAAAAGAAGCAACGGCTTACCTATGTGAATACCTTTAG
- a CDS encoding pirin family protein, whose amino-acid sequence MSNVRTVEHVISAHATSDGDGVKIQRVAGFNNKRFSPFLMIDELKSDESKDYVGGFPPHPHRGIETLTYMLQGHFQHKDHMGNVGELRSGGAQWMAAGRGVIHSEMPMMEEGALHGFQIWINQPAKDKMKPAQYHDFQSETITEHQSEQSGLLRVIAGGFELLNPAADTLKIQGPLQQTGVPLSVSDWRASVGQQISISTNVSHNAMTYVYKGSLKIGEKVISQGQLAFLTSAEILSLESQEDSGALIFIGEPIDEPVVHYGPFVMNSMEEIEQTIQDYNSGLFETY is encoded by the coding sequence ATGTCGAATGTAAGAACCGTAGAACATGTAATCTCAGCCCACGCCACGTCCGATGGCGACGGGGTTAAAATCCAAAGAGTTGCTGGTTTTAATAACAAACGCTTCTCTCCATTTTTGATGATTGATGAACTCAAATCAGATGAGAGCAAAGACTATGTTGGCGGCTTCCCTCCCCACCCTCACCGTGGGATAGAGACACTCACCTATATGCTGCAAGGTCACTTTCAACATAAGGACCACATGGGCAATGTAGGAGAGCTCCGTAGTGGTGGGGCACAATGGATGGCAGCAGGTCGTGGCGTTATTCACAGTGAAATGCCGATGATGGAGGAAGGTGCACTTCATGGTTTTCAGATTTGGATCAATCAACCAGCCAAAGACAAAATGAAGCCAGCGCAATACCATGACTTCCAAAGCGAAACTATTACTGAACACCAAAGTGAGCAAAGTGGTTTACTAAGAGTTATTGCGGGTGGGTTTGAATTACTGAATCCTGCAGCTGACACTTTAAAAATACAAGGACCACTACAACAAACGGGCGTGCCACTGAGTGTTTCAGATTGGCGAGCGAGCGTTGGACAACAAATCTCGATAAGCACTAACGTTAGTCACAATGCCATGACGTATGTGTACAAGGGCAGCCTTAAAATTGGTGAAAAAGTCATAAGCCAAGGTCAACTGGCGTTCCTAACAAGCGCTGAAATACTGTCTTTAGAAAGCCAAGAGGATTCCGGTGCACTTATCTTTATCGGAGAGCCAATCGATGAACCGGTTGTGCATTATGGTCCATTTGTTATGAACTCTATGGAAGAGATTGAACAAACCATCCAAGACTATAACAGCGGCTTGTTTGAAACCTATTAG
- a CDS encoding diguanylate cyclase — protein MADIRSTRKQKIVYSFSLTAAALFIFYTWAYFQGQHYTLSMFELCFAFIAIANAIYVRRVFNPEYSELILSCVLLVQGVILFLYSYAIPDRILWLYPILAAVIFINDFRIGVILSTSFCLFISTLITALPSNFSLPFNSTHRFILSLFTMSLVCHTSAYYYTKAVSYIQRLYKEGIEDLAYRDQLTGLANRWSFERWAIEKLTTVDSERSLTALVFLDIDDFKGINDSYGHDVGDSVLQHFANRLSNNIRTRDRKSHEYDYSIARFAGDEFVLMLYDIPTRKDLDGILDRICGLFESGCQTNERIKELTLSVGVSLYPQDAQDLHELTRCADKAMYVAKHSGKNRYAYYHDNPVSTLIEECPMDSIHAEAKAPEREEDIQTNVEGNNVTLLKTRQR, from the coding sequence ATGGCGGATATCCGCTCTACGCGAAAACAAAAAATCGTCTACTCCTTTTCACTGACTGCTGCCGCGCTCTTTATCTTTTACACATGGGCTTACTTTCAGGGACAACACTACACGTTGTCCATGTTTGAACTATGCTTCGCTTTTATCGCTATCGCCAATGCAATTTATGTAAGAAGAGTCTTCAATCCTGAGTACTCAGAGTTAATTCTTAGCTGTGTACTGCTTGTGCAAGGAGTCATCTTATTTCTATACAGTTATGCCATTCCCGACCGCATACTTTGGCTCTATCCGATTTTAGCCGCCGTTATTTTTATCAATGACTTCAGAATTGGCGTCATCCTAAGCACCTCTTTTTGTCTGTTCATAAGCACGCTGATCACTGCATTACCTAGCAATTTTTCTCTACCTTTTAACAGCACACACCGCTTTATTCTTAGCTTGTTTACCATGAGCTTGGTGTGCCATACCTCCGCTTACTACTACACCAAAGCAGTAAGTTACATTCAGCGTTTGTATAAAGAAGGGATTGAAGACTTAGCTTACCGAGACCAACTCACAGGGCTAGCAAATCGATGGAGCTTTGAACGTTGGGCTATTGAAAAACTAACAACTGTTGATAGTGAGCGATCACTTACTGCATTGGTTTTTTTAGATATCGATGATTTTAAAGGCATCAATGACAGTTATGGACACGATGTTGGCGACAGTGTGTTGCAGCACTTTGCGAATCGCTTGAGCAACAATATTCGAACTCGAGATCGAAAAAGTCATGAATACGACTATTCGATTGCGCGTTTTGCGGGCGATGAATTTGTATTAATGCTCTACGATATCCCGACGCGAAAAGACCTCGACGGAATCCTAGACCGAATCTGTGGTTTATTCGAAAGCGGCTGCCAAACAAATGAAAGAATAAAAGAACTAACGCTCAGTGTTGGTGTGTCTTTGTATCCACAAGACGCGCAAGATTTACATGAGTTAACGAGATGTGCGGATAAAGCCATGTATGTTGCCAAGCATTCAGGCAAGAACCGATACGCTTATTATCACGACAACCCGGTTTCTACTTTAATAGAAGAGTGTCCGATGGACAGCATCCATGCAGAAGCCAAAGCTCCTGAACGTGAAGAGGATATTCAAACTAACGTAGAAGGGAACAATGTAACGCTACTAAAGACTCGCCAGCGTTAG
- a CDS encoding DUF1840 domain-containing protein — protein sequence MLITFSCKAHASVTMFGEVGLQFIKMLGHSGTLPGAIDASEVPQALNNLRTAIAAEQNQAVEQDDIDDDNEDEVVEAPVNIGSRAFPLVELLKAAIKEECEVMWEDGSGKRL from the coding sequence ATGTTAATCACGTTTAGCTGCAAGGCACACGCAAGTGTCACGATGTTTGGTGAAGTAGGTCTTCAGTTTATTAAAATGCTCGGACATAGTGGTACGCTCCCAGGAGCGATTGACGCTTCAGAGGTTCCCCAAGCATTGAATAACCTGCGCACTGCAATCGCTGCGGAGCAAAATCAAGCTGTAGAGCAAGACGATATAGATGACGACAATGAAGATGAAGTTGTCGAAGCGCCAGTAAACATTGGCAGCCGAGCATTTCCATTGGTAGAGCTATTAAAAGCAGCCATTAAAGAAGAGTGTGAAGTGATGTGGGAAGATGGTAGCGGCAAGCGTTTGTAG